A single region of the Brachypodium distachyon strain Bd21 chromosome 3, Brachypodium_distachyon_v3.0, whole genome shotgun sequence genome encodes:
- the LOC100843979 gene encoding transcription repressor OFP16, whose amino-acid sequence MGCFPTGGRRPKSPPPPGAYEEGSTSAGSTSVTGSPPSSASTSSPAFLDEAVEPLYPDMDGDAPELADAAGGSLSAAIATRRLFLAPPGRSNSIVDSSEHAAAMYSGGSPSQRATDRKESETEAVRSVSMSTAAPRAEFLKSMLEMAEALGLDPRRGGDRARLHELLLCYIALNDSDTLRDILGAFTELLCLLNNATTGDNGAAAERATHRS is encoded by the coding sequence ATGGGGTGCTTCCccaccggcggccggcggccgaaatcgccgccgccgccgggcgcgTACGAGGAGGGCTCGACGTCGGCCGGGTCGACCTCGGTCACggggtcgccgccgtcgtcggcgtccACCTCGTCCCCGGCGTTCCTCGACGAGGCCGTCGAGCCGCTCTACCCGGACATGGACGGGGACGCGCCCGAGCTAGCCGACGCCGCCGGAGGCAGCCTCTCCGCCGCCATTGCCACCCGCCGCCTCTTCCTCGCGCCCCCCGGCCGGTCCAACTCCATCGTCGACTCCTCCGAGCACGCGGCCGCCATGTACAGCGGCGGCAGCCCGTCTCAACGCGCAACGGACAGAAAGGAGTCGGAGACAGAGGCGGTGAGGAGCGTGTCGATGTCGACGGCGGCTCCACGGGCGGAGTTCCTCAAGTCGATGCTGGAgatggcggaggcgctggGGCTGGACCCGCGCAGGGGCGGCGACCGCGCGCGTCTCCacgagctcctcctctgctACATCGCGCTCAACGACAGCGACACGCTCAGGGACATCCTCGGCGCCTTCACCGagctcctctgcctcctcaaCAACGCCACGACCGGTGAcaacggcgcggcggcggagagagCGACGCATAGGTCGTAG
- the LOC100843672 gene encoding uncharacterized protein LOC100843672 isoform X1 yields the protein MDDRGASVSAAIRDEAREALKLHSAGHPTEALTRAKELASAHPDSAVALNLAGSLHQQAGVMAWTNRSPDEEGLASALEWYHHRASLNAFSAAARLAPECVVTAVAHAQELAACHQFCDAQAELCRARALSTTHTGYADPAVHNVEYDLFRGSTKKARKQNAVAKVHDVIEGFAIMVCNEIIPREAEELLNANKLGGRAAAEARERAKLLSLSYPYSGRAQILRAYIDLAQVRALDLAIDKMRFLRRTLSMIGEAAKVFRSSLMIALFHAKLLFVLDEFDAAEEECRRALRIETPCDPNEDDIPPLAVRGADYDARVSSVKKQLRVLLKHIVVVAALYWSHMVSTLQEERIISFRVDTLHEHYGGIDQSAAKTIADARRFIKKHNSWSFWICPHSRCDGKKFMDTDSLWQHMCSKHREELWKKLQSILGPELCENTSEGDHSLDGITVTLCQDSGQHDIFHLPRVQDMFESLLHCPSIGIQTEPFAEMRQRKCREGCEILEGIKEKLRMLPSDVFSTEFVEYSFGIQNLWLKFLEISVMDYREVILPLARSFQWTKIKRWIAYNVNDPDRSIGDVNIDTVFSKVHGAPDRSASIENGSNPSHSNSIDHQNGENLKTENGDVNIDTVFGKVPGAPDRSVSVENGSNPSHSNNIYHQNGENLKTENGDVNIDNVFGKVPGASDRSVSLENGSNPSHSNNIDHQNGENLKTENLKPLCSDETLKADEKYEERYKIQVCAEDGNSGTVVNQRTSDPPIDVHENGMDILSRIAVAELDKRGTSGQAVNEMTSTSNYEHIVIVLNKNNAGEDQFILNLIIQLLCNLRHFRDKFLTEPLVWIPCVDNPCIAQIFYEIFSSWEKNEHHLTDVLLTYMETLLCGIVDCNTFYEKLQVGKNLASEIVATILIGLHMSETSSRFRFNRETERQVVNPITCGDCICPTHNLFGIKFDAQMSCRCGNCSEGYLYTTLFHKLDAGSPQTTKIKSFAELPVLLDEQFCRENDCAHCGSLQNIDLFLSNTPHFFTIVLNWLGGSESQDTFSEVLAGISSPHGTEFFCRSAHSATMYAVTSMVIQKGGESNELCGIG from the exons ATGGATGACCGCGGCGCCTCGGTATCCGCAGCCATCCGCGATGAGGCCCGGGAGGCCTTGAAGCTCCACAGCGCGGGCCACCCCACGGAGGCGCTGACGCGCGCCAAGGAGCTCGCCAGCGCGCACCCGGACTCCGCCGTGGCGCTCAACCTCGCCGGCTCCCTCCACCAGCAAGCCGGCGTCATGGCATGGACCAACAGGTCCCCAGATGAAGAGGGGCTCGCATCTGCCCTGGAGTGGTATCATCACCGCGCCTCCCTCAACGCTTTCTCCGCCGCTGCGCGACTTGCCCCCGAGTGCGTGGTCACCGCCGTCGCCCACGCCCAGGAGCTCGCCGCCTGTCACCAGTTCTGCGACGCGCAGGCGGAATTgtgccgcgcgcgcgccctctCGACGACTCACACCGGCTACGCCGACCCGGCTGTGCACAACGTGGAATACGACCTGTTTCGCGGCTCCACCAAGAAGGCGAGGAAGCAGAACGCTGTGGCCAAGGTCCATGACGTTATAGAGGGCTTTGCGATCATGGTCTGCAACGAGATTATCCCCAGAGAGGCCGAGGAGTTGCTGAACGCCAACAAGCTCGGCGGGCGTGCCGCTGCTGAAGCGCGAGAGCGTGCAAAGCTTCTCTCCCTGAGCTATCCGTACTCGGGGCGTGCCCAGATACTCCGCGCATATATCGACTTGGCACAAGTCCGTGCCCTCGACCTGGCAATTGACAAGATGCGCTTTCTACGCCGCACTCTCAGCATGATTGGTGAAGCGGCAAAGGTCTTCCGCTCCTCTCTCATGATCGCCTTGTTCCACGCAAAGCTCTTGTTCGTCCTGGATGAGTTTGATGCTGCAGAGGAAGAGTGCCGCCGAGCACTTCGCATCGAGACTCCTTGTGACCCCAATGAGGACGACATACCTCCTTTAGCTGTCAGGGGAGCAGATTATGATGCCAGAGTATCTTCTGTCAAGAAGCAGCTCCGTGTCTTACTCAAGCATATCGTAGTTGTGGCTGCCCTATACTGGAGCCATATGGTAAGCACGCTGCAGGAAGAAAGAATCATATCATTCAGGGTTGATACGCTGCATGAGCACTATGGTGGAATCGACCAGTCGGCAGCAAAGACCATAGCTGATGCACGACGCTTTATCAAGAAACACAATTCATGGAGTTTCTGGATTTGCCCCCATTCCCGTTGCGATGGCAAGAAGTTTATGGACACTGATTCTCTCTGGCAGCACATGTGCAGCAAGCACCGAGAGGAGCTCTGGAAGAAGCTGCAGTCAATTTTAGGTCCAGAACTTTGTGAAAATACGTCAGAGGGTGATCATTCATTGGATGGAATTACAGTTACTCTCTGTCAAGATTCAGGCCAGCATGACATCTTCCATTTACCAAGGGTGCAAGATATGTTTGAATCCTTGCTACATTGTCCATCTATTGGAATACAGACAGAGCCCTTTGCTGAAATGCGACAAAGGAAATGCAGAGAAGGATGTGAGATCCTTGAGGGCATCAAGGAGAAGTTGAGGATGTTGCCTTCAGATGTATTTAGCACTGAG TTTGTGGAGTATTCTTTTGGAATACAGAACTTGTGGCTTAAGTTCCTTGAAATTTCTGTTATGGATTATCGTGAAGTCATCCTTCCCCTTGCGAGATCATTCCAATGG ACAAAGATAAAAAGATGGATTGCATATAATGTAAATGATCCTGATAGGAGTATTGGTGATGTTAATATTGACACAGTGTTCAGTAAAGTTCATGGTGCCCCTGACAGGAGTGCTTCCATAGAAAATGGCTCAAATCCCTCCCACTCAAACAGTATTGACCATCAAAATGGTGAAAACCTGAAGACAGAGAACGGTGATGTTAATATTGACACTGTGTTCGGTAAAGTTCCTGGTGCCCCTGACAGGAGTGTTTCCGTAGAAAATGGCTCAAATCCCTCCCACTCAAACAATATTTACCATCAAAATGGTGAAAACCTGAAGACAGAGAATGGTGATGTTAATATTGACAATGTGTTCGGGAAAGTTCCTGGTGCCTCTGACAGGAGTGTTTCCCTCGAAAATGGCTCAAATCCCTCCCACTCAAACAATATTGACCATCAAAATGGTGAAAACCTGAAGACAGAGAACTTGAAG CCTTTATGCTCAGACGAGACACTTAAGGCTGATGAGAAATATGAAGAAAGGTACAAAAT TCAGGTTTGTGCTGAAGATGGCAATTCTGGGACTGTGGTAAACCAAAGAACGTCAGATCCACCAATTGACGTCCATGAAAACGGGATGGACATACTTTCaagaattgcagttgcagaacTAGATAAAAGAG GAACTTCTGGCCAAGCTGTCAATGAAATGACAAGCACCTCCAACTATGAACATATTGTTATTGttctcaacaaaaataatGCTGGCGAAGACCAGTTTATCTTGAATCTGATCATACAG CTATTGTGCAATCTGAGACATTTCAGAGATAAGTTTCTAACCGAGCCACTTGTATGGATCCCATGTGTTGACAACCCCTGCATTGCTCAGATATTTTATGAAATCTTCTCATCTTGGGAGAAAAATGAACACCACCTAACAGATGTACTACTGACTTACATGGAGACACTTCTGTGTGGAATTGTAGACTgcaacactttttatgaaaaG ttgcaggttGGGAAAAATTTAGCTTCTGAGATTGTGGCCACAATTCTCATTGGGTTGCACATgtcagaaacttcttcgcgtTTTCGTTTCAACAGGGAGACCGAGAGACAGGTAGTGAACCCAATCACCTGCGGAGATTGCATATGCCCAACACATAATCTTTTTGGGATCAAATTCGACGCGCAAATGAGCTGCAGGTGTGGGAATTGTTCTGAAGGATACCTATATACCACACTTTTTCATAAACTCGATGCTGGTTCACCTCAAACAACAAAG ATCAAGTCCTTTGCAGAGCTTCCTGTTCTATTGGATGAACAGTTCTGTAGGGAAAATGACTGCGCACATTGTGGAAGTCTACAGAACATTGATCTCTTTCTTTCCAACACACCACACTTCTTTACAATAG TTTTGAACTGGCTAGGTGGCAGTGAAAGCCAGGACACATTCTCTGAAGTGCTGGCTGGCATTTCATCTCCCCATGGAACTGAATTCTTTTGCAGAAGTGCTCATTCTGCAACTATGTATGCTGTCACCTCCATG GTAATCCAAAAAGGAGGTGAAAGCAATGAGCTATGTGGTATTGGTTGA
- the LOC100843672 gene encoding uncharacterized protein LOC100843672 isoform X2, producing MDDRGASVSAAIRDEAREALKLHSAGHPTEALTRAKELASAHPDSAVALNLAGSLHQQAGVMAWTNRSPDEEGLASALEWYHHRASLNAFSAAARLAPECVVTAVAHAQELAACHQFCDAQAELCRARALSTTHTGYADPAVHNVEYDLFRGSTKKARKQNAVAKVHDVIEGFAIMVCNEIIPREAEELLNANKLGGRAAAEARERAKLLSLSYPYSGRAQILRAYIDLAQVRALDLAIDKMRFLRRTLSMIGEAAKVFRSSLMIALFHAKLLFVLDEFDAAEEECRRALRIETPCDPNEDDIPPLAVRGADYDARVSSVKKQLRVLLKHIVVVAALYWSHMVSTLQEERIISFRVDTLHEHYGGIDQSAAKTIADARRFIKKHNSWSFWICPHSRCDGKKFMDTDSLWQHMCSKHREELWKKLQSILGPELCENTSEGDHSLDGITVTLCQDSGQHDIFHLPRVQDMFESLLHCPSIGIQTEPFAEMRQRKCREGCEILEGIKEKLRMLPSDVFSTEFVEYSFGIQNLWLKFLEISVMDYREVILPLARSFQWTKIKRWIAYNVNDPDRSIGDVNIDTVFSKVHGAPDRSASIENGSNPSHSNSIDHQNGENLKTENGDVNIDTVFGKVPGAPDRSVSVENGSNPSHSNNIYHQNGENLKTENGDVNIDNVFGKVPGASDRSVSLENGSNPSHSNNIDHQNGENLKTENLKPLCSDETLKADEKYEESQVCAEDGNSGTVVNQRTSDPPIDVHENGMDILSRIAVAELDKRGTSGQAVNEMTSTSNYEHIVIVLNKNNAGEDQFILNLIIQLLCNLRHFRDKFLTEPLVWIPCVDNPCIAQIFYEIFSSWEKNEHHLTDVLLTYMETLLCGIVDCNTFYEKLQVGKNLASEIVATILIGLHMSETSSRFRFNRETERQVVNPITCGDCICPTHNLFGIKFDAQMSCRCGNCSEGYLYTTLFHKLDAGSPQTTKIKSFAELPVLLDEQFCRENDCAHCGSLQNIDLFLSNTPHFFTIVLNWLGGSESQDTFSEVLAGISSPHGTEFFCRSAHSATMYAVTSMVIQKGGESNELCGIG from the exons ATGGATGACCGCGGCGCCTCGGTATCCGCAGCCATCCGCGATGAGGCCCGGGAGGCCTTGAAGCTCCACAGCGCGGGCCACCCCACGGAGGCGCTGACGCGCGCCAAGGAGCTCGCCAGCGCGCACCCGGACTCCGCCGTGGCGCTCAACCTCGCCGGCTCCCTCCACCAGCAAGCCGGCGTCATGGCATGGACCAACAGGTCCCCAGATGAAGAGGGGCTCGCATCTGCCCTGGAGTGGTATCATCACCGCGCCTCCCTCAACGCTTTCTCCGCCGCTGCGCGACTTGCCCCCGAGTGCGTGGTCACCGCCGTCGCCCACGCCCAGGAGCTCGCCGCCTGTCACCAGTTCTGCGACGCGCAGGCGGAATTgtgccgcgcgcgcgccctctCGACGACTCACACCGGCTACGCCGACCCGGCTGTGCACAACGTGGAATACGACCTGTTTCGCGGCTCCACCAAGAAGGCGAGGAAGCAGAACGCTGTGGCCAAGGTCCATGACGTTATAGAGGGCTTTGCGATCATGGTCTGCAACGAGATTATCCCCAGAGAGGCCGAGGAGTTGCTGAACGCCAACAAGCTCGGCGGGCGTGCCGCTGCTGAAGCGCGAGAGCGTGCAAAGCTTCTCTCCCTGAGCTATCCGTACTCGGGGCGTGCCCAGATACTCCGCGCATATATCGACTTGGCACAAGTCCGTGCCCTCGACCTGGCAATTGACAAGATGCGCTTTCTACGCCGCACTCTCAGCATGATTGGTGAAGCGGCAAAGGTCTTCCGCTCCTCTCTCATGATCGCCTTGTTCCACGCAAAGCTCTTGTTCGTCCTGGATGAGTTTGATGCTGCAGAGGAAGAGTGCCGCCGAGCACTTCGCATCGAGACTCCTTGTGACCCCAATGAGGACGACATACCTCCTTTAGCTGTCAGGGGAGCAGATTATGATGCCAGAGTATCTTCTGTCAAGAAGCAGCTCCGTGTCTTACTCAAGCATATCGTAGTTGTGGCTGCCCTATACTGGAGCCATATGGTAAGCACGCTGCAGGAAGAAAGAATCATATCATTCAGGGTTGATACGCTGCATGAGCACTATGGTGGAATCGACCAGTCGGCAGCAAAGACCATAGCTGATGCACGACGCTTTATCAAGAAACACAATTCATGGAGTTTCTGGATTTGCCCCCATTCCCGTTGCGATGGCAAGAAGTTTATGGACACTGATTCTCTCTGGCAGCACATGTGCAGCAAGCACCGAGAGGAGCTCTGGAAGAAGCTGCAGTCAATTTTAGGTCCAGAACTTTGTGAAAATACGTCAGAGGGTGATCATTCATTGGATGGAATTACAGTTACTCTCTGTCAAGATTCAGGCCAGCATGACATCTTCCATTTACCAAGGGTGCAAGATATGTTTGAATCCTTGCTACATTGTCCATCTATTGGAATACAGACAGAGCCCTTTGCTGAAATGCGACAAAGGAAATGCAGAGAAGGATGTGAGATCCTTGAGGGCATCAAGGAGAAGTTGAGGATGTTGCCTTCAGATGTATTTAGCACTGAG TTTGTGGAGTATTCTTTTGGAATACAGAACTTGTGGCTTAAGTTCCTTGAAATTTCTGTTATGGATTATCGTGAAGTCATCCTTCCCCTTGCGAGATCATTCCAATGG ACAAAGATAAAAAGATGGATTGCATATAATGTAAATGATCCTGATAGGAGTATTGGTGATGTTAATATTGACACAGTGTTCAGTAAAGTTCATGGTGCCCCTGACAGGAGTGCTTCCATAGAAAATGGCTCAAATCCCTCCCACTCAAACAGTATTGACCATCAAAATGGTGAAAACCTGAAGACAGAGAACGGTGATGTTAATATTGACACTGTGTTCGGTAAAGTTCCTGGTGCCCCTGACAGGAGTGTTTCCGTAGAAAATGGCTCAAATCCCTCCCACTCAAACAATATTTACCATCAAAATGGTGAAAACCTGAAGACAGAGAATGGTGATGTTAATATTGACAATGTGTTCGGGAAAGTTCCTGGTGCCTCTGACAGGAGTGTTTCCCTCGAAAATGGCTCAAATCCCTCCCACTCAAACAATATTGACCATCAAAATGGTGAAAACCTGAAGACAGAGAACTTGAAG CCTTTATGCTCAGACGAGACACTTAAGGCTGATGAGAAATATGAAGAAAG TCAGGTTTGTGCTGAAGATGGCAATTCTGGGACTGTGGTAAACCAAAGAACGTCAGATCCACCAATTGACGTCCATGAAAACGGGATGGACATACTTTCaagaattgcagttgcagaacTAGATAAAAGAG GAACTTCTGGCCAAGCTGTCAATGAAATGACAAGCACCTCCAACTATGAACATATTGTTATTGttctcaacaaaaataatGCTGGCGAAGACCAGTTTATCTTGAATCTGATCATACAG CTATTGTGCAATCTGAGACATTTCAGAGATAAGTTTCTAACCGAGCCACTTGTATGGATCCCATGTGTTGACAACCCCTGCATTGCTCAGATATTTTATGAAATCTTCTCATCTTGGGAGAAAAATGAACACCACCTAACAGATGTACTACTGACTTACATGGAGACACTTCTGTGTGGAATTGTAGACTgcaacactttttatgaaaaG ttgcaggttGGGAAAAATTTAGCTTCTGAGATTGTGGCCACAATTCTCATTGGGTTGCACATgtcagaaacttcttcgcgtTTTCGTTTCAACAGGGAGACCGAGAGACAGGTAGTGAACCCAATCACCTGCGGAGATTGCATATGCCCAACACATAATCTTTTTGGGATCAAATTCGACGCGCAAATGAGCTGCAGGTGTGGGAATTGTTCTGAAGGATACCTATATACCACACTTTTTCATAAACTCGATGCTGGTTCACCTCAAACAACAAAG ATCAAGTCCTTTGCAGAGCTTCCTGTTCTATTGGATGAACAGTTCTGTAGGGAAAATGACTGCGCACATTGTGGAAGTCTACAGAACATTGATCTCTTTCTTTCCAACACACCACACTTCTTTACAATAG TTTTGAACTGGCTAGGTGGCAGTGAAAGCCAGGACACATTCTCTGAAGTGCTGGCTGGCATTTCATCTCCCCATGGAACTGAATTCTTTTGCAGAAGTGCTCATTCTGCAACTATGTATGCTGTCACCTCCATG GTAATCCAAAAAGGAGGTGAAAGCAATGAGCTATGTGGTATTGGTTGA
- the LOC100843672 gene encoding uncharacterized protein LOC100843672 isoform X3 encodes MDDRGASVSAAIRDEAREALKLHSAGHPTEALTRAKELASAHPDSAVALNLAGSLHQQAGVMAWTNRSPDEEGLASALEWYHHRASLNAFSAAARLAPECVVTAVAHAQELAACHQFCDAQAELCRARALSTTHTGYADPAVHNVEYDLFRGSTKKARKQNAVAKVHDVIEGFAIMVCNEIIPREAEELLNANKLGGRAAAEARERAKLLSLSYPYSGRAQILRAYIDLAQVRALDLAIDKMRFLRRTLSMIGEAAKVFRSSLMIALFHAKLLFVLDEFDAAEEECRRALRIETPCDPNEDDIPPLAVRGADYDARVSSVKKQLRVLLKHIVVVAALYWSHMVSTLQEERIISFRVDTLHEHYGGIDQSAAKTIADARRFIKKHNSWSFWICPHSRCDGKKFMDTDSLWQHMCSKHREELWKKLQSILGPELCENTSEGDHSLDGITVTLCQDSGQHDIFHLPRVQDMFESLLHCPSIGIQTEPFAEMRQRKCREGCEILEGIKEKLRMLPSDVFSTEFVEYSFGIQNLWLKFLEISVMDYREVILPLARSFQWTKIKRWIAYNVNDPDRSIGDVNIDTVFSKVHGAPDRSASIENGSNPSHSNSIDHQNGENLKTENGDVNIDTVFGKVPGAPDRSVSVENGSNPSHSNNIYHQNGENLKTENGDVNIDNVFGKVPGASDRSVSLENGSNPSHSNNIDHQNGENLKTENLKPLCSDETLKADEKYEERYKIQVCAEDGNSGTVVNQRTSDPPIDVHENGMDILSRIAVAELDKRGTSGQAVNEMTSTSNYEHIVIVLNKNNAGEDQFILNLIIQLLCNLRHFRDKFLTEPLVWIPCVDNPCIAQIFYEIFSSWEKNEHHLTDVLLTYMETLLCGIVDCNTFYEKLQVGKNLASEIVATILIGLHMSETSSRFRFNRETERQVVNPITCGDCICPTHNLFGIKFDAQMSCRCGNCSEGYLYTTLFHKLDAGSPQTTKIKSFAELPVLLDEQFCRENDCAHCGSLQNIDLFLSNTPHFFTIGGSESQDTFSEVLAGISSPHGTEFFCRSAHSATMYAVTSMVIQKGGESNELCGIG; translated from the exons ATGGATGACCGCGGCGCCTCGGTATCCGCAGCCATCCGCGATGAGGCCCGGGAGGCCTTGAAGCTCCACAGCGCGGGCCACCCCACGGAGGCGCTGACGCGCGCCAAGGAGCTCGCCAGCGCGCACCCGGACTCCGCCGTGGCGCTCAACCTCGCCGGCTCCCTCCACCAGCAAGCCGGCGTCATGGCATGGACCAACAGGTCCCCAGATGAAGAGGGGCTCGCATCTGCCCTGGAGTGGTATCATCACCGCGCCTCCCTCAACGCTTTCTCCGCCGCTGCGCGACTTGCCCCCGAGTGCGTGGTCACCGCCGTCGCCCACGCCCAGGAGCTCGCCGCCTGTCACCAGTTCTGCGACGCGCAGGCGGAATTgtgccgcgcgcgcgccctctCGACGACTCACACCGGCTACGCCGACCCGGCTGTGCACAACGTGGAATACGACCTGTTTCGCGGCTCCACCAAGAAGGCGAGGAAGCAGAACGCTGTGGCCAAGGTCCATGACGTTATAGAGGGCTTTGCGATCATGGTCTGCAACGAGATTATCCCCAGAGAGGCCGAGGAGTTGCTGAACGCCAACAAGCTCGGCGGGCGTGCCGCTGCTGAAGCGCGAGAGCGTGCAAAGCTTCTCTCCCTGAGCTATCCGTACTCGGGGCGTGCCCAGATACTCCGCGCATATATCGACTTGGCACAAGTCCGTGCCCTCGACCTGGCAATTGACAAGATGCGCTTTCTACGCCGCACTCTCAGCATGATTGGTGAAGCGGCAAAGGTCTTCCGCTCCTCTCTCATGATCGCCTTGTTCCACGCAAAGCTCTTGTTCGTCCTGGATGAGTTTGATGCTGCAGAGGAAGAGTGCCGCCGAGCACTTCGCATCGAGACTCCTTGTGACCCCAATGAGGACGACATACCTCCTTTAGCTGTCAGGGGAGCAGATTATGATGCCAGAGTATCTTCTGTCAAGAAGCAGCTCCGTGTCTTACTCAAGCATATCGTAGTTGTGGCTGCCCTATACTGGAGCCATATGGTAAGCACGCTGCAGGAAGAAAGAATCATATCATTCAGGGTTGATACGCTGCATGAGCACTATGGTGGAATCGACCAGTCGGCAGCAAAGACCATAGCTGATGCACGACGCTTTATCAAGAAACACAATTCATGGAGTTTCTGGATTTGCCCCCATTCCCGTTGCGATGGCAAGAAGTTTATGGACACTGATTCTCTCTGGCAGCACATGTGCAGCAAGCACCGAGAGGAGCTCTGGAAGAAGCTGCAGTCAATTTTAGGTCCAGAACTTTGTGAAAATACGTCAGAGGGTGATCATTCATTGGATGGAATTACAGTTACTCTCTGTCAAGATTCAGGCCAGCATGACATCTTCCATTTACCAAGGGTGCAAGATATGTTTGAATCCTTGCTACATTGTCCATCTATTGGAATACAGACAGAGCCCTTTGCTGAAATGCGACAAAGGAAATGCAGAGAAGGATGTGAGATCCTTGAGGGCATCAAGGAGAAGTTGAGGATGTTGCCTTCAGATGTATTTAGCACTGAG TTTGTGGAGTATTCTTTTGGAATACAGAACTTGTGGCTTAAGTTCCTTGAAATTTCTGTTATGGATTATCGTGAAGTCATCCTTCCCCTTGCGAGATCATTCCAATGG ACAAAGATAAAAAGATGGATTGCATATAATGTAAATGATCCTGATAGGAGTATTGGTGATGTTAATATTGACACAGTGTTCAGTAAAGTTCATGGTGCCCCTGACAGGAGTGCTTCCATAGAAAATGGCTCAAATCCCTCCCACTCAAACAGTATTGACCATCAAAATGGTGAAAACCTGAAGACAGAGAACGGTGATGTTAATATTGACACTGTGTTCGGTAAAGTTCCTGGTGCCCCTGACAGGAGTGTTTCCGTAGAAAATGGCTCAAATCCCTCCCACTCAAACAATATTTACCATCAAAATGGTGAAAACCTGAAGACAGAGAATGGTGATGTTAATATTGACAATGTGTTCGGGAAAGTTCCTGGTGCCTCTGACAGGAGTGTTTCCCTCGAAAATGGCTCAAATCCCTCCCACTCAAACAATATTGACCATCAAAATGGTGAAAACCTGAAGACAGAGAACTTGAAG CCTTTATGCTCAGACGAGACACTTAAGGCTGATGAGAAATATGAAGAAAGGTACAAAAT TCAGGTTTGTGCTGAAGATGGCAATTCTGGGACTGTGGTAAACCAAAGAACGTCAGATCCACCAATTGACGTCCATGAAAACGGGATGGACATACTTTCaagaattgcagttgcagaacTAGATAAAAGAG GAACTTCTGGCCAAGCTGTCAATGAAATGACAAGCACCTCCAACTATGAACATATTGTTATTGttctcaacaaaaataatGCTGGCGAAGACCAGTTTATCTTGAATCTGATCATACAG CTATTGTGCAATCTGAGACATTTCAGAGATAAGTTTCTAACCGAGCCACTTGTATGGATCCCATGTGTTGACAACCCCTGCATTGCTCAGATATTTTATGAAATCTTCTCATCTTGGGAGAAAAATGAACACCACCTAACAGATGTACTACTGACTTACATGGAGACACTTCTGTGTGGAATTGTAGACTgcaacactttttatgaaaaG ttgcaggttGGGAAAAATTTAGCTTCTGAGATTGTGGCCACAATTCTCATTGGGTTGCACATgtcagaaacttcttcgcgtTTTCGTTTCAACAGGGAGACCGAGAGACAGGTAGTGAACCCAATCACCTGCGGAGATTGCATATGCCCAACACATAATCTTTTTGGGATCAAATTCGACGCGCAAATGAGCTGCAGGTGTGGGAATTGTTCTGAAGGATACCTATATACCACACTTTTTCATAAACTCGATGCTGGTTCACCTCAAACAACAAAG ATCAAGTCCTTTGCAGAGCTTCCTGTTCTATTGGATGAACAGTTCTGTAGGGAAAATGACTGCGCACATTGTGGAAGTCTACAGAACATTGATCTCTTTCTTTCCAACACACCACACTTCTTTACAATAG GTGGCAGTGAAAGCCAGGACACATTCTCTGAAGTGCTGGCTGGCATTTCATCTCCCCATGGAACTGAATTCTTTTGCAGAAGTGCTCATTCTGCAACTATGTATGCTGTCACCTCCATG GTAATCCAAAAAGGAGGTGAAAGCAATGAGCTATGTGGTATTGGTTGA